AACAGCCTACAATCAGAATGTCAAAGCCTTGTTTTAGCAGAACAGGAAATTTTGTGGCATCTCATAAAAAGGTATTTGTTCATACCAGCTACTGATCTTCATggccatttattttctctttgagacaAACATACCAAAAGCCTAAGAAGgagaatttatattttcatcaacACCCCACCAACTTGATAGTATTTATGCTAAAGTCTCTCTGAAATGATTCCATCTCTATCAGCCAATTTTATACTTGGAGAAGAAGGAGATCACAATTTTCACAAGCAAGATAGTAGAGTTTCCAAGGACTCCCAATAAGCAAGGGGGCTAAACCAAGCCAGAACCAGTCTCTGGCAACCCCCCAAACACGAGGCAAATGCAACCCTGTTGAGAGCTGTGGTTTACAGCAGTAGGCAGCTTTCATTTTAGCTCGATTTCACAACCCTGGTGCTGGGAACCTTCATTTACGGGTATTTTCTCCAAAAATGGGTAGAATCCAACTGGATTAGATGCTCCGTTATGCTGCGGTGCCCACGCAGGGGAACCTGTGTTCTCTAAACTGTCCACCAGCCAGACATTCTGAGAAGGGCCTCGGCAAACTCCTTCCAAAGCTATCTCACTCCACCGAACAGACCTCAGAGCACTCAATACAGAAGATGGGACAGCACCCAGCCATCCACTGAGCAGACTCGTACAAAGACAGTCCTTAGGGCCCACAGAAGTGGGGCATAGAAGCACTGTGTATGCTGTAATGCAGCCTGTGAATACTGTACTATGATTAGTATAAATAACAATCGGTTAACAGTCATGCTTTCGGTCTAGACCAATCACAGCATCTCAGATTCAATGGGCCCTTTGCATAGGCCCTGTTTGCAGCACTTCTAACACGCAGAAAACAGCCCTGCACAAAATGGTCTTCCCCTCAAGTTTTTGTGGCCTGAActtggagggagggaagaagagtggAGCCAGAAAGAAATATCTCATGTCTCTTTGTAAGGGTCACTTTTGGTCCATAGTCATTAGTTTGGGGTTGGAGGGGTGGCGGGGACCAAAACCAAGAacgaaggaaaggagagggaaaagagaCAATTACACAAATGCAAAGCCAGATGCAGTTTCAAAACAATGTGACAGGAGATCTACCCAAAGTTACAACATGGCCGAGCCCAAACCCACAGGCTTGGCCTCACCGTGTAGATGTACAGAAAGTCCCACAAGGAAGAAAGTCGTTTTAATACTGTGACCCCCctgataaaaaagaaacacatatacacacactcgtgtgtatgtatttaaataGACACGCACCCAAAAATAAAGAGAGTCAGAAAGGGGAAGGCCGACTGGTCCCACCCATCCCCTTCGGTCTGAAACACAAACACCCTGGGGCCTTAAGAAGGAAGATTAGGGGTTCTGATTTTGCAGGGACTTTCCCTCTGCAGGGCTTGCTGGTGATCCCTAGGCCTGCTGGGAGGAAGTGTGAGCCTGAATACTCGAAGAAGATGACACTGTGCAGGACCCACGATTCTTCAAAGTAAAGGTGCCACTGGGCTCTCCTCCAAGAGCCTCATAATAGGTACCACATACGGTCAGTCACTGAGCAGAAATCACTCATAGGCCAGCCCCAGCCTGCCATCCGACCCAAGCCCCACCTGTCAGCTTTCTCCCGTTCTTCCCGTTTATAATTCTTTCCCACTTACCCACCAGAAAAGTCATCTTTTTCACCTTTTTAGAAATCATCTAGCTCTTGCTAGACAAACCCTTTCTTACAATAGACTGCATttttctcagaaacaaaacaatttgGACACTTTACTAGGTAGGTTGTATCTCTGAGCGTTTATGTCCTGTTCCTAAAGATTGGgtacattttaccttttttgcTCTATGACAACCAGCtctattttgaaacattttcttcactgACAGTgaacattttatcattattataataGTCATGTTAACAAAACTACCTTCTTTTGGAAACCCCTGGCCACCTCCTTCCCTGGTCCTCTAGCTAAATACACACTTTCACCACACTGCTGATGACTGGTTCCAAACAAACTGTTGGTTAACCATCTTGTGTCTTCCCAAACCAAAAGAGTCACAGGAGGCTAAAGATCCCAGGCTGGCCAGCAGAGGTCATTCCAGGTACCAAGCCAGGATCTACGGTCAGACCCAGGAGTCCTCTGGGAGGAGCACCAGGACACATGCTAAGCTCAAGGGTTTTCCAGGGTGGTCACTTgaaccatttttatttgattatgtCCTCCTCAAGGAAAATAGAACATACCTTTCAAAGTGACCAAATTCAACCAGAGTTATTAACTGAGGGAAACATTTTGCCCAAGTAAGACATTTAATTTCTTAGATTGCCTGATTCTGATTTCACTGTGGACCCCATGGCCTTTGCCATGATAATGGACTTGGCTAAAACACTACGATGGAAAGTTCTTAGTATCTGGACACTCTAAGATGGGAAGGCTGAAACTGAGGAATCTACATGtctaataaatgagaaaaaaaaatggaacctgAAAACACTCACAGAGTCAGGTAATTCTTATAAACCCAAGAGCTTTTAGAGAAGAAGTATGACCTACCACGACTGGCTCTCCCCATGCACATGTTGTCTGGGGTGACGACTTCTTGCTTGATAGCAAAGTAGTCGTTCTGCAAGGTGTCTGTCTGGAGAGGGTCCCGGAGAATGACTGAGGGGTAGTCGTTCTCATACTTGAGGGAGAGGAGCTCTTCCGAGCTGATGGGATGGAGCGTCTGATAGGACTCTGTGATGAAGCTGGGCTCTGAGAACTCGGATGGTGGAACACACTGGGCATGCTCGATACCATAGCCTGGAAACAAAGGGTTTGCAATTAAAGAGAGGAGAgatttgtacttaaaaaaaagcagtttttcaccgCCTACAGAGGCCGTATGATGTGGGACAAGCTCCTTAGAGAATAAAGGGAAAATACTTTAAATCAGAAAGGCTTGGGTTTTAACCTTGTCCATTACTAAATAGCTATGGCCCTTGACAAGATAATTGACTTCCTGACTTCacattctcatctataaaatgggggagATTGCGATCTTTCCCGGAGCACTGCGATGAAGATGAAATGAGGATATAGGTAAAATGGCCACAACATTCCCCACACAATAAGCTCTTGACACAGGGTAGTTAACATCATTGTGTTACTGGAATAAAAATTGTAATCAcgtaaaaagataaaataaaaaaataaaacctgtttaatatttcctttaaaagcAGAGCCATCAGATAAGATGGTCCTATATCTCAGAGCTTTCATTAGTGCAACAGGCCTACAGCCATTCTTTCCCTCAGGCTATCTCTTCAGTATGGTGGGGTATCTTACACGAAAAAGGAGAAGGCTGTATTTCCTCTAATAGAATTTGAAGCTGCATCGCACACTCTTAAAGAAGGATTTTAGAGGAAATGCTGTCATCTCCACTagtaaaaaggaaacaacaaaggcCAAGATCAAATTCCTAACCCAACCCTCTTTTGGCCATCACAGTGAACAGTACCAAATCAGAACAAAAGTTTAGGGGGTCCAGTTGCAGTCTCTCTGCATGACTTTCAGGTTGAAGGTATCAGAGAGGGATCTTAGTGTGTAGGAACTTGGTAGGTTAATGAAACATGTGTATAGGTTGAAACTTTGTGCTttgtggaaaataataaaagaaagtaacaaaGAAGAGTCTACATCTAAGAAGATATTATTTTTGAGAGAATTACTACGAAGGAGCCTGAGATTGACGGAGATGGGGTCTTTTCCTAGTTTCCTATAAAGGAGTAGAAATGAACTTACTAATGAAGTAATCCGAGGTATAGCGGGATTCTGGATAGGTTGGGTTGACTCCATTAACTTGATATGGTTTCACATCCTCTGTAATGAACAGATAGGGAATGAACAACGAGGTCAATATTCAAGTCATGCTTGGCCTAAAAGGATCTTGGATGCAAAGACACAATGATCTCAACCCCTTTTCTAAGAAATCTGCATACTCATTAACTGAGTTGGTATCTGAGTCTATCCTGACTGTGACCTTGTCTAAACATGAGATCAAAAAAATATGACTAAAGTTATTATTTCAGTAGCTGCAAAATGGGATTTAGTATCTTGGAAAGAGAATCCATGAGTAATCTCTAAGGGCTGAGAAGGCATTCAGCATTCATTCTCAATGCATTCGTACTGCGTGTATGTCGACCACACTAGAGCCAAAGGCTTGAGTACATCACAGGTTAGCAGGATCAATCCCCAACCCCCAAACTGGtcaatttcaaaacttttcaaaaatatatggcAGTCTTTAGGCAGTAGATTTTATGTTCTCCATTTCCTCTAACAGatgtctggtttttgttttgtatttttcccaTTGCCCTCAGGTTTCAAGTTCAGGCCCAGACAAGAAGCAGGACACTGGTAAGGTGACTCCATTTGGTGAAATGTGACTGGGCTTGTGTAAAGGGAGAGAAGAGCAACCCAACCAAGCTCCTGCCCAGATGCCAACTCCCctaggaaaaggagaggaagggagacgAAGTGCACCTGTGGACAGAACGCTCTGCACGACACTGCAGTGAGCCTGGGACCCTCTAATTACCCTGGAACAAATGCCATGGCCTCCAATTCTTGTATGGAGTAGTCTGATTATATTTCACCATAAGAATCTGACATAAAGAGAGTATGGGTTTGGGTTTTTCCTCAGGTATTTGATAGCTTGTTAGGAGCAAAGTCTGATGAGAAAACAAGTTTATGCCTGCACAGAAAAAACAGTTCCCAGTTGAGATAAAATGATTAAACTTTGCTTTAGCAGTTTATCAGATTGAAACATCCCCGTACCTTTGGCCTTCCACCCCACCCCAAGCAGCTATGTTTTTTTGGTGCTGTGttgctttagtttaattacagaACAAAAGCTGTAGTCTCAGCACAAACATCATGCTCATCTCGTCAAGTAACTGAACCTGAAGAGGGAGAattctttctgcctctctcaACAGAATATTGGGTGGGATAATAAGGCTTTTGCTCTCAAACATACTAACTTATATCCTAATTCTCTTAAATTTTCTTACATTCTTCCTTTACCCTAAGCAAGGCCAAACCAGTCTTAGGGGCCAAAAGGCCCCCGCGAGTCCACATTATTATACAAAAAGCACAGGAtgggatgttaaattttaagttaaataaacatatattgaggccgggcgtggtggctcacacctgtaatcccaatgttttgggaggccaaggcgggcagatcacgaggtcaagagatcaagaccatcctggccaacatggtgaagccccaactctactaaaaatacaaaacttagccgggtgtggtggcacacacctgtagtcccagctactcaggagggtgaggcaggagaatcgcttgaacccgggaggcgcaggttgcagtgagctgagatcgcgtgactgcactccaacctggtgacagagtgagactctgcctcaaaaaataaataaaataaaataaaataaaataaacatgtattgaaagttgaaataaaatgaagtttaaGGAGATGAGTGATATTGAAGACACTGCTAGCCTGagcttcattttacagacaaggacaATGACAGGACTTGTCCTTACTATCTCACACGGTGATTTTGATAAtccaaagagaaaatgtatttgaaagcaCTTTGGAAACCAGGAGACACAGTAGAGATATTAATTGTAACTACTATCAGAGACAGGCTTAGGTAGCGCAAAACACCTGGCAGCTCCACTGTGATAAATGGAGGAAAACAGCCTCTTAGAATATATTGGGTTACACAGTCTGATGGAATCTGCTATTGTGTTTAGACATCAACAGTCCAATCAGATCTGTTAGGAGCCTGCCATATCGTCTCCCTCTATAAACAGGCTGCTTATGTCAACACCTATGGGTGGGTGTCTGTGCACGGAGAACACGCCAGTGCTTTGGGGAAGCCTGTGCAACTGCCTGCCACCCTCGgtaaaagcagccacagaaagCCTCACCTAGTTCTTTCCTGTGttcctttatgttttattttttaacagaaggtGAAGAGAAGGAACAAAGATAACACTTTTGAGCACAGAGAAATCTAGTTTGGGTCTCTCTTGAGCACTGTAGAGTGGAATATATTCTTAAACAAAGGAAGGTATTATGTGGGGTAAAAGTGCTAATCCTGAGTTTTGCTCCCCTCCCCTAGCGTCTGTGCCAAGAGTTAGAGCTGGTGACCACAGGGAAAGGGTGGGCCTGGGTTAGAGAGGGCAATGGGCTTCTAGGCTTACAGTCAGCTGGAGGGCACTGCTGGCTGCTGGTAACtgcaatttattttaagaaaaaatcagaaaaataagcgCAAAAACACCCAAGTTTGCTGCCTGCTGCTGTTTCTATACTCAGCCAGGACTGTGGTACATGAGTCACTTGGTCCAAAAAGGTTGGAAGAGGCTGTTAGGGGAGGCCATGTCATTACAAGGTTGCAACACAGCGTCCTGATATAACCCCAGTCCCTGCTCCAGATGTAAAAGGTATGATGCACTACTGCAATTCCAATCCAGTTAGTGGGCAGAGAAATCTGTCTTATTAATATGCTCTCAGAAGCTAAGCTTTCCCGGGATGTGATCAGGTATTATGTGGCCATGCATCAAGGCAGTATGTATTAAGAttgcagaaacacacacacacacacacacacactattctTGGGTTGGCTGTGGGCACTGCTTGTTCAAACAGGGCATGGGTTTGAGATAAGGACCTGGATTAGAATGTTGCAATCCAAGAAGCTTCAGAGGTACAATCTTGCAGAAGATTAATATCTGGACCCCCAAtatgtagaagaaaaagaaattaacactCATCTAAGAGTACCTGCTATATGCTGAGCAGTGTACCAGGCACGTCCCCACATACGTCCTACAATAGGACGCCCACAGAGAAAGGCATCGACATCCCACCATTGGGTGAGTCCCCTACCTACTCTCACAGCAACCCCACAtaacctccacctctccctgTTTCCACATATTTACCTTTCTGCAGGATCTCTAGATGTTCCCATAAGATGTCCCCAACAAAGTCTGGGGCCAGCTCGAGAAAGCAGTCTTTACCCAGGGCGCACAGGGCTGCTCCGTTCATACAGAACTTCTGGAAGTCTACACCTTTCAGGCTGAATTCATTCACAGCCCACATCACCCAGTCCCGAACATGGGTTTCTGTCCACTGCCGGGGGTCTGAGGAAAGAGGTCAGATGAAGATCCAGCAGGTCAGGCTTTTCACTCCTATCCAAGCCTCAGAGAGGACACTGCAGGAGCTGAACTTAGCTGAGAATGCTATCTTTATTCATCGAATGAGGAAGCACCAGCCTAGCCTGCACATCGAGTGCCTTCCATAACCCTCCCCTCCACATTCAACATCTCCGCCTTCTCTATTTCACCAGCTAGGAGGTCACTACTGCCAGCCAAAAAGTACCACGTGAGTATTCTCTGCCCCTGCAGGCAAAGATTTCCATGAATCTCCTCTTTCACTGCCTTATTCCCATTGGACTTTTTTAAAGCCCTGAACAAGAGAACAAATGGCTTCTttaatagcaataataacaaGAGATTGCTCATGCCTCTCCCTGCTCTTAACTTATAATATACTTGAGACTAttattctcaattattttttatcttagccAATTATAGTGGTAATAATTGTAGCAATTAGTAGTAGTAAGTCATTCAAATGGCACTTGGTAATAACATTATTAGGTGCCTGTATTATACCAGATACTCTGCAAAGTCTGTACTTATGGTAAGCCATGCCTTGAGTAGCACTGTAGTACTCATAGCATGCAATCTTCATACATGACCTGAGGTTTAACTTGGCTCTACCCGCCAATGACACTTAGACGTTCAGAAGACAGCAGGTGTACTGCCCAACGTCAGAGCTGCTCCAAGAGATCCAGAAGTGATTGTAGTGAGCAGGCAAGTTTGAGGACCACTGTCCTCATACCAAGATGGCAGGGACAAGCCCAGGAGATGGGGCAGCCTCAGTATGTGTGTCATGATTGCCCTAACAGATGGCAGCCGTGGCCCATAGCTGCTGACTCCAATGTGGTTAGTGTAACGTCCGCCTCACACACTCTAGgtgagaaaatgagtcttcccaaAGGGTCTGACCCCAATCACTCTTTTTCCAACTACTAAATCATACCTTTGGGGATCCCCAGTCGTTGCTGTTCTTTAGTGAAACCACTGAAAGTAGCTTTTAATGCTTGAGACATCATTTCTTTGCTGCTCGGAGTTAATAGTGGGACATCTGCACATTCCATATCTGCAGGAAAAAAATTGCATATGAATAACAAAAATTACATAGGTAATGAACCACTCATAAAACATCACAAATGGGCTGTAAGAAGGCAAGCTGAGAAACAACTGTGCTAGCATCCTCACCAGAGCACCACAGCaggacattttttcttttttttttttgagacggagtctcactctgttgcccaggctggagtgcagtggcatgacctcagctcactgcaacctctgcctcctgggttcaagcgattctcctgcctcagcctcccgagtaattgggactacaggcatgtgccaccacgcccggctagtttttatatttttagtagagacagggtttcaccatgttggccagtctggtctcaagctcctgacctcaggtgatccacctgtctcagcctcccaaagtgctggaattataggcatgagcctctgtgctgGCATGAGCAGGCAAAATTTAAGGGGCTTTCCACATTGTGCTAGGCCTAAAGTGTCCTGCATCACTGACAAACAAATATGTTTACTCTTCCTGAACACCTCTACTAATTTATACACAGTCCCTGCTTGTCTTTCACATTTACCTAGAATATTAACGTTACCACATGCTTTAAGTTACCtatgaaaaggaaataacaatattaattcattcatccaacaaatggTTATCTAGCACTTGCTTTGTGCAAGGAGTCAAAGAAACAACAATGAACAATACAGAAATAGTCTCTACAGGAGCTAGCTATCTGATTCTTGCAGTAGATTCAGCCACTACAAATCTATTTATACAGTTAAGTGTTCAAATACAATGTCAATAAGGGCTTCAAAGAAGAAGTACATGATGCAACATTAATGTGCAACAGGAATTCCTGGATGTCTGAGGGAAACAAGAAAGGCCTCACTTAGAAGACAGACATTTGACCTGAGATGCGAAAGATGCATGAGAATTTAGGAAGAAGAGAATACTccagatcagtggttctcaaagtgtagtcctcAGAGCAGTGACATCAGCATCAActaaaataaacatcattttGTTTTAAGATCCCCTTACCCGTTCTGTAAAGAGTGGTTTAGGAGGTGAGTATGAACGAATAAGCAAGACATTTTAGAAAGTTACTACATCAGTCCTGGTGAGACACGATGGTGGCTTTGACTACAAAAGTGGCAAGGCAGACAACATAAGTGAGCCAATTTGAAGTGCATACAGGATGAAAAATCTATAAAGCTTGGTTAGTGTCAGCAGTGAAGAAGAGTGAGGCATTACAGCCTGCAGATTTGCAAATGTATCATCATTTGCTATATCCATATGCACCTTAATCTCTGCTATGTCCATCCAGATCCTCCTGTATTTGCGGACCATGTTCACGGTGATGGTACATAAATATAGTTGAACTTAAACATCTTCTGAATTCACCTCAGGCACAATTTCCCACAAAAAGTGAATAAGCAAAGACATGAGCTGAGAATCCCTATTAGCTTTCCTGTCACCTTTTGACAGTGATACACTTTACCGAAGTGATTTCTAGAAACCTGAATCTTCAGTGTATCCCATGAAAACTGACTTATAAAGTGACTAAGTTCCAGGCAAGGCTACTACAGAAATTCTTCAACTGGCTGTTTCTAAACTTTGGTTGGTTAAAAAACATTCCCTGGACATAAATAATGTGTTATGGgctgaatgaaattaaaacatagGATAAATCTCCAAAAAAAGGAGCGAACATATTGCCTCTGAATGTCGAACTAAGTGGAAACTACACTGcataaaagaaggaaaggaggtacCTTCTCTCCTGTTTGCTTTTAGCGATGCTGTCAGGAAACTGCTAGAGTCCGGGCTGTGCCCTGGAAGAACAGAAGGGCTCCCTAGCTGCTCCTCCATCATCCAATGATGAGGAATCTGAAGTTCCAGGGAGTGGTGAGTTTGGGTTGCCCTGGACATGCCCAAAAAAATCTAGTGGAAAAAATCAACATGTCTCCAGAAAGGTTGACAGAATGATGGAAAATCCCAGATTGTTAGGGGGAAGAAATTGGGGGAGGGGATAGAGTGTTGATTACATAACATCCAGCCCTTCAAACAATGGAGTAATCATCAAATGAGTCACTGAGAAACCCATGGCTGCTCCCCATCCATCCCCACTCTACACCTCCAAGAACAGCTAAGCGGCGGGTCCAGAAATGTCTTCCCTTAGAGTAGAAATCAGTTTTACTTTACAGAAAAGGGCTCTCCAGTTCACCAGAGAGTATCGCTTCTGAGACAAGAAACAACTGTGGCAGCCTCAGTTCCCAGCTAAACACACGAGTCAATCAACAAATGTTGAGTGAattaaatttttccaaatttgaagcAACTTTCCTCCCTTCACCCCCATCCAACACAAATTCATGAACTTGAACTGTGTGGGTTTTGTTGTGCGTGTTTGTTCCCTCCATTCGATTTATGACTTGATGAAAAGGACCTTACTGATGGCGGAAATTGGCCAGGACAACACATGTGGAAAATACAGGTCAGGCCAAATGGACAAGCAGTGGTTCTGCTGCAACAGGAACTGACGGATGAGACTGACAAGGAGGCCCCCAGAATCTTCTCAACATGAAAGCTAGGACAGTGGGATGCCAGTGTGAGGTGACAGCCAAGGATGACAGCAGAAAGCCTGAAAAAGAAGTTCCTTGATTCTGGCTCCCGTAACTCCACATGCCCGGACAGTGCGCTCTGGACAGGACTGCTGAGCTGACAATTCTCCACGTAGGTTTCTGCTTCCTGTCAGGGGGCAGGCATTTCTGGGTTCTCGCTTGTTCTCTCCCAGGAAAGCAGCTAGAATTACTTTTGCCTTTCCACCTCAATGCCACCTCCACAAGCCCAGTCCACGTGCTGTTGGGGCCCCGTCAGAGGTGCCTGGCTCTGCCCCTCTGGCTGTGAGACTCAACTGCTAGATCTCTGAAAAAAAGGGCTCACATTCCAGCTGAGGGAAACCATCCCTGTCCACTTAGGACACCTGCATTTGGACTTGATCAGCTCCAGAGAAGACACAGCATTGTCCTTGGAGTCCAAGGATTTAGATATAAAAGTCAGAACTTTATCCTATAAAGTGTGGaactgtagttaaaaaaaaaaaaaagtcaaactcccCTCTATAAGTGAGTGAACAGTTGGCAAAGATTGTGTTTTTCAGTTGTGTGAGCATTGCACTTAAATAACGACTGATCATGTTCAAAAGtgtatattaaatagaaaataaatccatCATAGAAAATACTAATTCAAAATTTCCCTTTATGTTGTCTGCAGATTGTAGCAGTTCTGTTGATTATACtcatcaaaaacaataataacatcaTTACACAGGTGGAAAATCTGCCGTGACTTAGCCTAAGCAGATACCTCTTTACTCTTAAAATACTTTACTTCATTacctattataatatttttacattaggcacaaaa
Above is a genomic segment from Chlorocebus sabaeus isolate Y175 chromosome 1, mChlSab1.0.hap1, whole genome shotgun sequence containing:
- the ETS1 gene encoding protein C-ets-1 isoform X3; the encoded protein is MCEPDMECADVPLLTPSSKEMMSQALKATFSGFTKEQQRLGIPKDPRQWTETHVRDWVMWAVNEFSLKGVDFQKFCMNGAALCALGKDCFLELAPDFVGDILWEHLEILQKEDVKPYQVNGVNPTYPESRYTSDYFISYGIEHAQCVPPSEFSEPSFITESYQTLHPISSEELLSLKYENDYPSVILRDPLQTDTLQNDYFAIKQEVVTPDNMCMGRASRGKLGGQDSFESIESYDSCDRLTQSWSSQSSFNSLQRVPSYDSFDSEDYPAALPNHKPKGTFKDYVRDRADLNKDKPVIPAAALAGYTGSGPIQLWQFLLELLTDKSCQSFISWTGDGWEFKLSDPDEVARRWGKRKNKPKMNYEKLSRGLRYYYDKNIIHKTAGKRYVYRFVCDLQSLLGYTPEELHAMLDVKPDADE
- the ETS1 gene encoding protein C-ets-1 isoform X5; amino-acid sequence: MKAAVDLKPTLTIIKTEKVDLELFPSPDMECADVPLLTPSSKEMMSQALKATFSGFTKEQQRLGIPKDPRQWTETHVRDWVMWAVNEFSLKGVDFQKFCMNGAALCALGKDCFLELAPDFVGDILWEHLEILQKEDVKPYQVNGVNPTYPESRYTSDYFISYGIEHAQCVPPSEFSEPSFITESYQTLHPISSEELLSLKYENDYPSVILRDPLQTDTLQNDYFAIKQEVVTPDNMCMGRASRGSGPIQLWQFLLELLTDKSCQSFISWTGDGWEFKLSDPDEVARRWGKRKNKPKMNYEKLSRGLRYYYDKNIIHKTAGKRYVYRFVCDLQSLLGYTPEELHAMLDVKPDADE
- the ETS1 gene encoding protein C-ets-1 isoform X4, whose protein sequence is MSYFVDSTGSSPVPYSAARPAVVRQGPSNTYEDPRMTCGFQSNYHQQRLCYPFWDEMATQEVPTGLEHCVSDMECADVPLLTPSSKEMMSQALKATFSGFTKEQQRLGIPKDPRQWTETHVRDWVMWAVNEFSLKGVDFQKFCMNGAALCALGKDCFLELAPDFVGDILWEHLEILQKEDVKPYQVNGVNPTYPESRYTSDYFISYGIEHAQCVPPSEFSEPSFITESYQTLHPISSEELLSLKYENDYPSVILRDPLQTDTLQNDYFAIKQEVVTPDNMCMGRASRGSGPIQLWQFLLELLTDKSCQSFISWTGDGWEFKLSDPDEVARRWGKRKNKPKMNYEKLSRGLRYYYDKNIIHKTAGKRYVYRFVCDLQSLLGYTPEELHAMLDVKPDADE